One window of Roseisolibacter agri genomic DNA carries:
- a CDS encoding amidohydrolase family protein yields the protein MHTLIENGEVLAPRPLGRCSVLLAGSRIAAVGKVNRAALESLGVEHEVVDAEGCLVTPGWIDPHVHLLGGSGEEGFSTQSPEFFVGEIVRHGFTTVVGCLGVDTTMKTMPGLLAKAKALREEGLNAYVWTGGYNVPPTTILATPREDIMFIDEVIGVGEVAIADARGMEPDARSLARMVLDAHVGGMLARKAGVTHFHVGEGRRRLALLREILDQFEVEPGWLYVTHIERNEALMREAIGLAHRGVAVDIDTVEGDLARWLRFYVDNDGDLAQLTVSSDASVNSPAASAAQIRGCVVDHGFPIEQVLPLVTENTARILKLPHKGVLERDRVADVLVLERDTLEVRHVWAEGRCAVRDGELQLREGFLKDSKREIMMVGDERDAGVMAG from the coding sequence GTGCACACGCTGATCGAGAACGGCGAGGTCCTCGCGCCGCGCCCGCTCGGCCGCTGCTCGGTGCTGCTCGCGGGCTCGCGCATCGCCGCGGTGGGCAAGGTGAACCGCGCCGCACTGGAGTCGCTCGGCGTCGAGCACGAGGTCGTCGACGCCGAAGGGTGCCTCGTGACGCCGGGATGGATCGACCCGCACGTGCACCTGCTGGGCGGCAGCGGCGAGGAGGGCTTCAGCACGCAGTCGCCCGAGTTCTTCGTCGGCGAGATCGTGCGCCACGGCTTCACCACCGTCGTCGGCTGCCTGGGCGTCGACACGACGATGAAGACGATGCCCGGCCTGCTCGCGAAGGCCAAGGCGCTGCGCGAGGAGGGGCTGAACGCCTACGTCTGGACCGGCGGCTACAACGTGCCGCCGACGACGATCCTCGCCACGCCGCGCGAGGACATCATGTTCATCGACGAGGTGATCGGCGTCGGCGAGGTCGCGATCGCCGACGCGCGCGGCATGGAGCCCGACGCGCGCTCGCTCGCGCGCATGGTGCTCGACGCGCACGTCGGCGGGATGCTGGCGCGCAAGGCCGGCGTCACGCACTTCCACGTCGGCGAGGGGCGGCGGCGGCTCGCGCTGCTGCGCGAGATCCTCGACCAGTTCGAGGTGGAGCCGGGCTGGCTGTACGTGACGCACATCGAGCGCAACGAGGCGCTCATGCGCGAGGCGATCGGGCTCGCGCACCGTGGCGTGGCCGTGGACATCGACACGGTGGAGGGCGACCTCGCGCGCTGGCTGCGCTTCTACGTCGACAACGACGGCGACCTCGCGCAGCTGACCGTGTCGTCCGACGCGTCGGTCAACAGCCCGGCCGCGTCGGCGGCGCAGATCCGCGGCTGCGTGGTGGACCACGGCTTCCCCATCGAGCAGGTGCTGCCGCTCGTCACCGAGAACACCGCGCGCATCCTCAAGCTGCCGCACAAGGGCGTCCTGGAGCGGGACCGCGTCGCGGACGTGCTGGTGCTGGAGCGCGACACGCTGGAGGTGCGGCACGTGTGGGCCGAGGGCCGCTGCGCGGTGCGCGACGGCGAGCTGCAGCTGCGCGAGGGCTTCCTCAAGGACAGCAAGCGCGAGATCATGATGGTGGGCGACGAGCGCGACGCCGGCGTGATGGCCGGCTGA
- a CDS encoding RNA polymerase sigma factor produces the protein MTPATRECPHVTTADGPADFAGLYRAHVGRVYALCLRMAGDAAEATELTQDVFVRAWERLDSFRGDSAIGTWLHRLAVNVVLERLRADRRRLARVEPASHLLDDGTWAAGPDAVLDRIDLDAALPRLAEGARVVFVLHDVEGYGHDEIAQLTGLAPGTIRTQLHRARKRLAQLLSE, from the coding sequence GTGACGCCGGCGACCCGCGAGTGCCCGCACGTGACGACGGCTGACGGTCCGGCGGACTTCGCCGGCCTGTACCGCGCGCACGTGGGGCGCGTGTACGCGCTCTGCCTGCGCATGGCGGGCGACGCCGCGGAGGCGACGGAGCTGACGCAGGACGTGTTCGTGCGCGCGTGGGAGCGGCTGGACAGCTTTCGCGGCGACAGCGCGATCGGCACGTGGCTGCACCGCCTGGCCGTGAACGTCGTGCTGGAGCGGCTGCGCGCGGACCGGCGGCGCCTGGCGCGCGTCGAGCCGGCGAGCCACCTGCTGGACGACGGCACGTGGGCCGCAGGGCCCGACGCGGTGCTGGACCGCATCGACCTCGACGCCGCGCTGCCGCGGCTGGCCGAGGGGGCGCGCGTGGTCTTCGTGCTGCACGACGTGGAGGGATACGGCCACGACGAGATCGCGCAGCTCACGGGCCTCGCGCCGGGCACCATCCGCACGCAGCTGCACCGCGCCCGCAAGCGTCTCGCCCAGCTGCTGAGCGAGTGA
- a CDS encoding DUF4097 family beta strand repeat-containing protein, whose protein sequence is MSVARLAAALTVLLPALVAAQDTTRTLVRGQRMDADGAVRVWNLLGSVRVIGWAHDSIAVTARVAAGAPFHFGGGPRGVKLGVEERGGSAATGELEVRVPRRAKVWVKSSTAPITVSGVVGDVELYTVTGDVRVSGRPATLRIEALAAPVTVQDGADWLRARTSSGAIRIAGAVGDAELATVGGMLTLDGAVTQQARLESVTGGVRHRGAVARGASLGIETNSGDVTLQLAREAATLDLLTLGGRITSAIPAVRAAVRPQKQGQALRTDAGADAGRIEVRSFRGAIVVEGAAGQRAP, encoded by the coding sequence GTGAGCGTCGCGCGCCTGGCTGCCGCGCTGACCGTCCTGCTCCCGGCGCTCGTCGCGGCGCAGGACACCACGCGCACGCTGGTGCGCGGCCAGCGCATGGACGCCGACGGCGCGGTGCGCGTCTGGAACCTCCTCGGCAGCGTGCGCGTGATCGGCTGGGCGCACGACTCGATCGCGGTCACCGCGCGCGTGGCGGCGGGCGCACCGTTCCACTTCGGTGGCGGCCCGCGCGGCGTGAAGCTCGGCGTCGAGGAGCGCGGCGGCTCCGCCGCGACGGGCGAGCTCGAGGTGCGCGTCCCGCGTCGCGCGAAGGTGTGGGTGAAGTCGTCGACGGCGCCCATCACCGTGTCGGGCGTGGTGGGCGACGTGGAGCTCTACACCGTGACGGGCGACGTGCGCGTGAGCGGCCGCCCCGCGACGCTGCGGATCGAGGCGCTGGCGGCGCCGGTGACCGTGCAGGACGGCGCCGACTGGCTGCGCGCGCGCACGTCGTCGGGCGCGATCCGCATCGCGGGCGCGGTCGGCGACGCGGAGCTCGCGACGGTCGGCGGGATGCTCACGCTCGACGGCGCGGTCACGCAGCAGGCGCGCCTGGAGAGCGTGACCGGCGGCGTGCGCCACCGCGGCGCCGTCGCGCGCGGCGCGTCGCTCGGCATCGAGACGAACTCCGGCGACGTCACGCTGCAGCTCGCGCGCGAGGCCGCGACGCTCGACCTGCTCACGCTGGGGGGCCGCATCACGAGCGCGATCCCCGCCGTGCGCGCGGCCGTGCGTCCGCAGAAGCAGGGACAGGCGCTGCGCACCGACGCCGGCGCCGACGCGGGCCGCATCGAGGTGCGGAGCTTCAGGGGCGCGATCGTCGTGGAGGGCGCGGCGGGGCAGCGCGCTCCGTAG
- a CDS encoding ABC transporter ATP-binding protein, whose product MIGRSVGKVGPRARRAAQARAARNGAGPDKAAGGATPAKKKVDTKAAWRDARALMWQHRRALAIGFSLMLVSRVAGLVLPLSSKGLIDEVIGKSRHDLLWPIALGATLATLVQAATGFALSQVISVAAQRAISDMRRRVLNRISRLPVRYFDEHQTGVLISRVMNDAEGIRNLVGTGIVQLVGGIVTAVLALGVLLWLNWVMTLVIVVILAGFGGGMAMAFGRLRPIFRERGKIQAEVTGRLNETLGGIRVVKAYGTERREQVTFAKGVHRLFRNIASSITGVSATTSASTVVIGLVGLLILGVGGPAVIEGTMTLGDLITFVFFVGLLAAPVVGIASIGTQISEAIAGLDRIREILILPTEIDEDVRRAPLDVLRGDVAFEDVWFEYREGQPVLKDVNFTAPAGSTTALVGSSGSGKSTLVSLVMAFNRPTRGRVLIDGRDLDAVRLTDYRARLGVVLQDNFLFDGTVAENIAFSRPSATREEVEAVARLANCDEFVKGFPQAYDTVVGERGVKLSGGQRQRIAIARALLADPGILILDEATSSLDSESEALIQEALARLRGGRTTFVIAHRLSTIRSADQILVLENGEIVERGSHDELMALGGRYRTLHDKQYAWESNRFTNPGEDFTTPASKTPAKKPAPAGR is encoded by the coding sequence GTGATCGGACGGTCGGTCGGGAAGGTGGGACCGCGCGCGCGGCGCGCCGCGCAGGCGCGGGCGGCGCGCAACGGCGCGGGGCCGGACAAGGCCGCGGGCGGCGCCACGCCGGCGAAGAAGAAGGTCGACACCAAGGCCGCGTGGCGCGACGCGAGAGCGCTCATGTGGCAGCACCGGCGCGCCCTCGCCATCGGCTTCAGCCTCATGCTCGTGAGCCGCGTGGCGGGCCTCGTGCTCCCGCTCAGCTCCAAGGGGCTGATCGACGAGGTGATCGGCAAGTCGCGCCACGACCTCCTCTGGCCGATCGCCCTCGGCGCCACGCTGGCGACGCTCGTGCAGGCCGCGACCGGCTTCGCGCTGTCGCAGGTCATCAGCGTCGCCGCGCAGCGCGCGATCAGCGACATGCGCCGCCGCGTGCTGAACCGCATCTCGCGGCTCCCCGTGCGCTACTTCGACGAGCACCAGACCGGCGTGCTCATCTCGCGCGTGATGAACGACGCCGAGGGGATCCGCAACCTCGTCGGCACCGGCATCGTGCAGCTCGTCGGCGGCATCGTCACCGCGGTCCTCGCGCTCGGCGTGCTGCTCTGGCTCAACTGGGTGATGACGCTCGTCATCGTCGTCATCCTCGCGGGCTTCGGCGGCGGGATGGCGATGGCGTTCGGGCGGCTGCGCCCGATCTTCCGCGAGCGCGGCAAGATCCAGGCAGAGGTCACGGGGCGCCTCAACGAGACGCTGGGCGGGATCCGCGTCGTGAAGGCGTACGGCACCGAGCGCCGCGAGCAGGTGACGTTCGCCAAGGGCGTGCACCGCCTCTTCCGCAACATCGCGAGCTCGATCACCGGCGTGTCGGCCACGACGTCGGCGAGCACGGTCGTCATCGGCCTCGTCGGCCTGCTCATCCTCGGCGTCGGCGGCCCGGCGGTCATCGAGGGCACGATGACGCTCGGCGACCTGATCACGTTCGTCTTCTTCGTCGGCCTGCTGGCGGCGCCCGTGGTGGGCATCGCGTCGATCGGCACGCAGATCAGCGAGGCGATCGCGGGGCTCGACCGCATCCGCGAGATCCTCATCCTGCCGACGGAGATCGACGAGGACGTGCGCCGCGCGCCGCTGGACGTGCTGCGCGGCGACGTCGCGTTCGAGGACGTCTGGTTCGAGTACCGCGAGGGGCAGCCGGTGCTGAAGGACGTCAACTTCACGGCGCCCGCCGGCTCGACGACGGCGCTCGTGGGCTCCAGCGGCAGCGGCAAGAGCACGCTCGTGTCGCTGGTGATGGCGTTCAACCGCCCGACGCGCGGCCGCGTGCTGATCGACGGCCGCGACCTCGACGCCGTGCGCCTCACGGACTACCGCGCGCGCCTCGGCGTGGTGCTGCAGGACAACTTCCTGTTCGACGGCACGGTGGCCGAGAACATCGCCTTCTCGCGGCCGAGCGCGACGCGGGAGGAGGTAGAGGCGGTGGCGCGGCTGGCGAACTGCGACGAGTTCGTGAAGGGCTTCCCGCAGGCGTACGACACGGTGGTCGGCGAGCGCGGCGTGAAGCTCTCGGGCGGCCAGCGGCAGCGCATCGCGATCGCGCGCGCGCTGCTCGCCGATCCGGGGATCCTGATCCTCGACGAGGCCACGTCGTCGCTCGACTCGGAGAGCGAGGCGCTGATCCAGGAGGCGCTGGCGCGGCTGCGCGGCGGGCGCACGACGTTCGTGATCGCGCACCGCCTGTCGACGATCCGCAGCGCGGACCAGATCCTGGTGCTGGAGAACGGCGAGATCGTGGAGCGCGGCTCGCACGACGAGCTGATGGCGCTCGGTGGCCGCTATCGCACGCTGCACGACAAGCAGTACGCGTGGGAGAGCAACCGGTTCACGAACCCGGGCGAGGACTTCACGACGCCGGCCTCGAAGACGCCCGCGAAGAAGCCGGCGCCGGCGGGGCGGTAG
- a CDS encoding S1C family serine protease, whose product MPTLLEQLSTDLADATAAAARSVVAVHARRRIPASGILWRPGIVVATHHTVHKDDDVAVTLPDGTRARGAVAGRDPSTDLCILRLEGEPAGESTPAILAQEPLRVGQLVLAVGRPGTEVTAALGAVSAVGPAWRTWQGGQIDQFVRLDVAVYDGFSGGPLVDGGGRVAGVNTSALARSGALTIPVATVDRVVDHLLAGGRTRRGWLGIGAQAVRLPDAVRRELAEAGREQTQALMLVAIEPGSPVDRAGLMLGDILLTLADAPTEDVTDVLSALGPESVGTTVPAQVLRAGERRIVMITVDEHPGRR is encoded by the coding sequence ATGCCGACCCTGCTCGAGCAGCTCTCGACCGACCTCGCCGACGCCACGGCCGCCGCCGCGCGCAGCGTCGTCGCGGTCCACGCCCGCCGCCGCATCCCGGCCAGCGGCATCCTCTGGCGCCCCGGGATCGTCGTCGCGACGCACCACACCGTCCACAAGGACGACGACGTCGCCGTCACCCTCCCCGACGGGACCCGCGCGCGCGGCGCGGTCGCCGGGCGCGATCCGTCCACCGACCTGTGCATCCTCCGCCTGGAGGGGGAGCCGGCGGGCGAATCGACGCCCGCCATCCTCGCCCAGGAGCCGCTGCGCGTCGGGCAGCTGGTGCTCGCCGTCGGCCGGCCCGGCACGGAAGTCACGGCAGCACTCGGCGCCGTCTCGGCCGTCGGGCCCGCTTGGCGGACCTGGCAGGGCGGCCAGATCGACCAGTTCGTCCGCCTCGACGTCGCGGTCTACGACGGCTTCTCCGGCGGCCCGCTGGTCGACGGCGGCGGACGCGTGGCCGGCGTGAACACCTCGGCCCTCGCCCGCTCGGGGGCGCTCACGATCCCCGTCGCGACGGTGGACCGCGTGGTCGACCACCTCCTCGCCGGCGGCCGCACCCGCCGCGGCTGGCTCGGGATCGGCGCGCAGGCGGTGCGCCTCCCGGACGCCGTCCGGCGCGAGCTGGCGGAGGCCGGCCGCGAGCAGACGCAGGCACTCATGCTGGTCGCCATCGAGCCGGGCTCGCCCGTCGACCGCGCGGGGCTGATGCTGGGCGACATCCTCCTCACCCTCGCCGACGCCCCCACCGAGGACGTCACCGACGTCCTGTCCGCCCTCGGCCCCGAGTCGGTCGGGACGACCGTGCCGGCCCAGGTGCTGCGTGCCGGCGAGCGCCGCATCGTCATGATCACGGTCGACGAGCACCCGGGCCGGCGCTGA
- a CDS encoding S1C family serine protease, giving the protein MADASRFHAPGIDDALDAVATRLRQSTAIVLTGDGQRGRPAGQGAAVVWSADGLLLTNAHVARGARALVDLPDGRRLAGHTVARDPAHDLAALRVDPGATPLVPAPLGDRATLRPGAMVLAFGHPLGISNALAIGVLHGTRAPLLRHSRAGTPEPLLCADIRLAPGNSGGPLADAGGRVVGINTLIAGGLGYAVPVDRARRLVAALAPRPRLGLTVRTVTVRPRGVAPDSALLVLEVAPGLPGDRAGLLPGDVLFALDGRPLHEPGDLLDALSSARPDAPLTLEMGRAGRRSTRAMADFTQYSNLAA; this is encoded by the coding sequence ATGGCCGACGCGTCCCGCTTCCACGCCCCGGGCATCGACGACGCGCTGGACGCCGTCGCGACACGCCTCCGCCAGAGCACCGCCATCGTCCTGACGGGCGACGGCCAGCGCGGTCGCCCCGCCGGCCAGGGCGCCGCCGTCGTCTGGTCGGCCGACGGCCTGCTGCTCACCAACGCCCACGTCGCCCGCGGCGCCCGCGCGCTCGTCGACCTCCCCGACGGCCGGCGGCTGGCCGGCCACACCGTCGCCCGCGATCCGGCCCACGACCTGGCCGCCCTCCGGGTGGACCCGGGCGCGACGCCGCTCGTGCCGGCACCGCTGGGCGACCGCGCCACCCTCCGCCCCGGTGCGATGGTGCTCGCCTTCGGGCATCCGCTGGGGATCTCGAACGCGCTCGCGATCGGCGTGCTGCACGGCACCCGCGCGCCACTCCTGCGCCACTCGCGCGCAGGAACGCCCGAGCCGCTCCTCTGTGCCGACATCCGGCTCGCGCCGGGCAACTCGGGCGGCCCGCTGGCCGACGCCGGCGGTCGGGTCGTCGGGATCAACACGCTCATCGCAGGCGGGCTGGGGTACGCGGTACCCGTCGACCGCGCGCGCCGCCTCGTCGCCGCCCTTGCCCCCCGCCCCCGGCTCGGGCTCACGGTCCGCACCGTCACCGTCCGTCCTCGGGGCGTCGCCCCCGACTCGGCCCTGCTGGTCCTCGAGGTCGCGCCCGGTCTTCCCGGCGACCGCGCGGGCCTCCTCCCGGGCGACGTGCTCTTCGCCCTCGACGGCCGCCCGCTGCACGAGCCGGGCGACCTGCTCGACGCCCTGTCGTCGGCCCGGCCGGACGCGCCGCTCACCCTTGAGATGGGGCGGGCCGGCCGGCGCTCGACGCGCGCGATGGCGGACTTCACCCAATACTCGAACCTGGCAGCGTGA
- a CDS encoding helix-turn-helix domain-containing protein encodes MPTVRVVILAGSPVVRAGLESLLGERPGLVVVGAGAVGAESEGVEAAFDRVAEWDADVVLWVLDAGMREPVASLLRRAGVVPAAPPAGDDGDGAEFLPSGAPEREGAAAPAVVLLVDRGDPGPSALAALRAGARAVLPADVGAATLALVTESAAAGLTTLPADAAHALLAAPPEAGDARVRVAGAARVATPDGAPARAPALSAREREVLALLAEGLPNKVIGPRLGISEHTVKAHVAAIFEKLGTGTRAEAVVTAARLGLLLL; translated from the coding sequence GTGCCCACCGTCAGAGTCGTGATCCTCGCCGGTTCTCCCGTCGTCCGCGCCGGGCTCGAGTCGCTCCTCGGAGAGCGGCCCGGGCTCGTGGTCGTCGGCGCCGGCGCCGTGGGGGCCGAGTCGGAGGGCGTGGAGGCGGCGTTCGACCGGGTGGCGGAGTGGGACGCCGACGTCGTGCTCTGGGTGCTCGACGCCGGCATGCGCGAGCCGGTCGCATCGCTGCTCCGGCGCGCCGGGGTCGTGCCGGCCGCGCCGCCCGCCGGCGACGATGGGGACGGGGCGGAGTTCCTCCCGTCCGGCGCGCCCGAGCGCGAGGGGGCCGCGGCGCCGGCCGTCGTGCTGCTGGTGGACCGGGGCGACCCCGGGCCGTCCGCGCTCGCGGCGCTGCGGGCCGGCGCGCGCGCCGTCCTCCCCGCCGACGTCGGCGCGGCGACGCTGGCGCTCGTCACCGAGTCGGCCGCCGCGGGGCTGACCACCCTCCCCGCCGACGCGGCGCACGCGCTGCTCGCCGCGCCCCCCGAGGCGGGCGACGCCCGCGTGCGCGTCGCCGGCGCCGCCCGCGTGGCCACGCCCGACGGCGCCCCCGCGCGCGCGCCCGCCCTCAGCGCCCGCGAGCGCGAGGTCCTGGCGCTGCTGGCGGAGGGGCTGCCGAACAAGGTCATCGGGCCGCGGCTGGGGATCAGCGAGCACACCGTGAAGGCGCACGTCGCCGCCATCTTCGAGAAGCTGGGCACCGGCACGCGCGCCGAGGCGGTGGTGACGGCCGCGCGGCTGGGGCTGCTCCTGCTCTGA
- a CDS encoding peptidylprolyl isomerase, with the protein MTPRLTAPARPPRRAAALLALAATVLATAFAAACGGAARRPAAAKRDPLLQPDPVLATAPDTFAVRFETTQGAFTVQFIRSWAPRGADRAYYLVRSGFYDSTRFFRVLPRFVAQFGAHGNPAVNKVWEARTFPDDPVRQSNVRGMVSFATAGPNTRTTQLFVNLAGNARLDRLGFAPVGRVTEGLARVVDSLYSGYGEGPPRGKGPDQDKLAAQGNIYLQRDFPRLDYIRTARVVSESVRRTVR; encoded by the coding sequence ATGACGCCCCGCCTCACCGCACCCGCCCGCCCGCCGCGCCGCGCCGCCGCGCTGCTCGCCCTCGCCGCCACCGTGCTCGCGACGGCCTTCGCCGCCGCCTGCGGCGGGGCGGCGCGCCGCCCGGCGGCCGCGAAGCGCGACCCGCTGCTGCAGCCCGACCCCGTCCTCGCGACCGCGCCCGACACCTTCGCGGTGCGCTTCGAGACGACGCAGGGCGCGTTCACGGTGCAGTTCATCCGCAGCTGGGCGCCGCGCGGCGCCGACCGCGCGTACTACCTGGTGCGGAGCGGCTTCTACGACAGCACCCGCTTCTTCCGCGTGCTGCCGCGCTTCGTCGCGCAGTTCGGCGCGCACGGCAACCCGGCCGTCAACAAGGTGTGGGAGGCGCGCACCTTCCCCGACGATCCGGTGCGGCAGAGCAACGTGCGCGGGATGGTGAGCTTCGCGACCGCGGGCCCCAACACGCGCACGACGCAGCTGTTCGTGAACCTGGCCGGCAACGCCCGCCTCGACCGGCTGGGCTTCGCGCCGGTGGGCCGCGTGACCGAGGGGCTCGCGCGCGTCGTCGACTCGCTCTACTCCGGCTACGGCGAGGGGCCGCCGCGCGGGAAGGGCCCCGACCAGGACAAGCTCGCCGCGCAGGGCAACATCTACCTGCAGCGCGACTTCCCGCGGCTCGACTACATCCGGACGGCGCGGGTGGTGAGCGAGTCCGTGCGCCGGACGGTGCGGTGA
- a CDS encoding Ig-like domain-containing protein, with the protein MNRPLRSLRTALLLPLLAALPACGGDGILVPRAPDFAVLPSLLTLAPGDTARLSPQLDLRPAGGVQFLSRGTVATVTAGGLVRALGPGQGAVTALEPNEGIIYTVPITVRGVRIRLGARDVGPATILAPDQVGALDARVFGLRPGADSGVRWTSSDTMVATVEPGGVLRTRALGHATITATSAADPFLRGTLAIDVSPSRRAPALRVAAFTGGETPRALDPDAVAGTIEVAVQTLRAAFPAGARVELSLGGDLVATRALDADGALRFTVPTAARDSLGVPRWTDGARGLVARVLAPNGALLARYERPLTLRNQ; encoded by the coding sequence GTGAACCGTCCGCTCCGCTCGCTCCGCACCGCCCTGCTCCTTCCGTTGCTCGCCGCGCTGCCGGCGTGCGGCGGCGACGGGATCCTGGTGCCGCGGGCGCCCGACTTCGCGGTTCTCCCGAGCCTGCTCACCCTCGCGCCCGGCGACACCGCCCGCCTGAGCCCGCAGCTCGACCTGCGGCCCGCGGGCGGCGTCCAGTTCCTGTCGCGCGGCACGGTCGCCACGGTCACCGCCGGCGGGCTCGTCCGGGCACTCGGCCCCGGCCAGGGCGCGGTCACCGCGCTGGAGCCGAACGAGGGGATCATCTACACGGTCCCCATCACCGTGCGCGGCGTGCGCATCCGCCTCGGCGCCCGCGACGTCGGCCCCGCGACGATCCTCGCGCCCGACCAGGTCGGCGCGCTCGATGCCCGCGTCTTCGGCCTGCGCCCGGGCGCCGACTCGGGCGTCCGCTGGACCTCCAGCGACACGATGGTCGCCACGGTGGAGCCGGGCGGGGTGCTGCGCACGCGCGCCCTCGGCCACGCCACGATCACCGCCACCTCCGCCGCCGATCCGTTCCTGCGGGGGACGCTGGCGATCGACGTCTCCCCGTCGCGCCGCGCGCCGGCGCTGCGGGTGGCCGCGTTCACGGGCGGCGAGACGCCGCGCGCCCTCGACCCCGACGCCGTCGCCGGCACGATCGAGGTCGCGGTGCAGACGCTGCGCGCGGCCTTCCCCGCCGGCGCCCGCGTCGAGCTCTCGCTCGGCGGCGACCTGGTGGCCACGCGCGCCCTCGACGCCGACGGCGCGCTCCGCTTCACCGTCCCGACGGCCGCGCGCGACTCGCTCGGCGTCCCGCGCTGGACCGACGGCGCCCGCGGCCTGGTGGCCCGCGTGCTGGCCCCGAACGGCGCGCTGCTCGCCCGCTACGAGCGCCCGCTCACGCTGCGCAACCAGTAG
- a CDS encoding ABC1 kinase family protein yields the protein MLRTLAVAARLTPLVASFVRDHRRWLWFGAPVRRTREFHDARAARLVATVAELGPAFVKMAQIVGSRADLIPEPYLSALGTLHDQVPPVSAAQVRATLEREYGAPVESLFEDFAWTPLAAASLGQVHRARWEGRDVVVKVLRPGVEALMVEDLRAAESLFEFAEKRWGQGPAAGHFRGLRNVLREFGTRVWEEMDFRREAEYAQAMGANFAGREGVKIPYVVPSLVRHRALVLEYVPGTRIDRLQDRVRAGTLDAPTLVRRVIELYMHMMLVDGLFHADPHPGNLLVQDDGTIVVLDFGMVVRVDRTLRRRLARTAFAGIQRDVDGLIDGFYALGVLEPHADRAMARALVDTLLDIAHLADTTTLDRMQLVADRVMATLYSFPVTLPSDLVYFARTAALIEGLGTRYDARFNAVTFAGPIALRMRGAIMASLRDPVTGDTGLPPVDWAQLLGAAAGQAAATAVRVGRGLFAFVQQVVSEIGAAIGEAAESAERGASSGERVALPPAATPVLPPAAPQKALPPGPASQDLAAD from the coding sequence GTGCTCCGCACCCTCGCCGTCGCCGCCCGGCTCACGCCGCTCGTCGCCTCGTTCGTCCGCGACCACCGCCGCTGGCTCTGGTTCGGGGCGCCGGTGCGGCGCACGCGCGAGTTCCACGACGCGCGCGCGGCGCGCCTGGTGGCGACGGTGGCCGAGCTGGGGCCGGCGTTCGTGAAGATGGCGCAGATCGTCGGCTCGCGGGCCGACCTGATCCCCGAGCCCTACCTGAGCGCGCTCGGCACCCTGCACGACCAGGTGCCGCCCGTGTCCGCGGCGCAGGTGCGCGCGACGCTGGAGCGCGAGTACGGCGCGCCCGTCGAGTCGCTGTTCGAGGACTTCGCGTGGACGCCGCTCGCCGCCGCGTCGCTGGGGCAGGTGCACCGCGCGCGCTGGGAGGGGCGCGACGTCGTCGTGAAGGTGCTGCGCCCCGGCGTCGAGGCGCTGATGGTGGAGGACCTGCGCGCGGCCGAGTCGCTGTTCGAGTTCGCGGAGAAGCGGTGGGGGCAGGGCCCGGCGGCCGGCCACTTCCGCGGGCTGCGCAACGTGCTGCGCGAGTTCGGCACGCGCGTGTGGGAGGAGATGGACTTCCGCCGCGAGGCCGAGTACGCGCAGGCGATGGGCGCCAACTTCGCGGGGCGCGAGGGGGTGAAGATCCCGTACGTCGTCCCGTCGCTCGTGCGCCACCGCGCGCTGGTGCTGGAGTACGTGCCCGGCACGCGCATCGACCGGCTGCAGGACCGCGTGCGCGCGGGCACGCTCGACGCGCCGACGCTCGTGCGCCGTGTGATCGAGCTGTACATGCACATGATGCTGGTGGACGGGCTGTTCCACGCCGATCCGCATCCGGGCAACCTGCTCGTGCAGGACGACGGGACGATCGTCGTGCTCGACTTCGGGATGGTGGTGCGCGTGGACCGCACGCTGCGCCGGCGGCTGGCGCGCACTGCGTTCGCGGGCATCCAGCGCGACGTGGACGGATTGATCGACGGCTTCTACGCGCTGGGCGTGCTGGAGCCGCACGCCGACCGTGCGATGGCGCGCGCGCTGGTGGACACGCTGCTCGACATCGCGCACCTGGCCGACACGACGACGCTCGACCGCATGCAGCTCGTCGCCGACCGCGTGATGGCGACGCTCTACTCCTTCCCCGTGACGCTGCCGAGCGACCTGGTGTACTTCGCGCGCACGGCGGCGCTGATCGAGGGGCTGGGGACGCGCTACGACGCGCGCTTCAACGCGGTGACGTTCGCGGGGCCGATCGCGCTGCGCATGCGGGGCGCGATCATGGCGTCGCTGCGCGATCCCGTCACGGGCGACACGGGGCTGCCGCCGGTGGACTGGGCGCAGCTGCTGGGCGCCGCCGCGGGGCAGGCGGCCGCGACGGCCGTGCGCGTGGGGCGCGGGCTGTTCGCGTTCGTGCAGCAGGTGGTGTCGGAGATCGGCGCGGCGATCGGGGAGGCGGCCGAGAGCGCCGAGCGGGGAGCGTCGAGCGGCGAGCGGGTGGCGCTGCCGCCCGCGGCGACGCCCGTCCTTCCGCCCGCGGCGCCGCAGAAGGCGCTGCCGCCCGGCCCCGCGTCGCAGGACCTCGCGGCCGACTGA